CAAGATCTGCGGGTTTTGGATCTCGGCTGCAAATGCCGCGAGATCCTGCGCGGTAGAAACCAAGCCGTGCCCAGCCGAACCCTCTAAGTGGGTGTAGGACATGCCCAGCGGCTCACACGCACCTTCACGCAGGTACTCTGCAAATTCGATGCCAGTGGCATCTTCAACGATCTCTGCAGCCCACTCATAACCGGCAGAGGAATAGATGCGCCGCTCGCCCACTGGTTTTTGTTGTTCACGCGAATCGAACTTCACGCCCGAGGCGTGCGCGAGCAGATGCTCGAGGGTCGAACCCTCCGGACCGGCGGGCTGCTTCAAATCCACCGCGCCTTCCTCCACGGCCATCATCACCGCGTATGCCGACACCAGCTTGGTAACGGAGGCAACCGGAAATTGGCGCGATGTATCGCCTACCGTGTCTATCACCTCACCGCTGTGGATCAATGCTCCGGCCACGGTATCTACGGGCCATTGACTTATCTGCTGCAACTCGCTCATATCTTCCAGCCTACTGTGCTCTCGACCTCTGAATAAGGCGTGCCGATCGGTACGGAGGTAAACCCGTGGTTACTGATAAAGGAATTTTTGGTGTAATGCGGTCTGAGCGGTTGCAGGCCCTTTCAATCTTAGAAAACTTATGAATATGACAAGCAGAAACCACAGCACGCAATCAGAGATGTCTCATGTCAACCGCCGCAAATTCCTCCAAACCAGCGGCACAGTCGGCGCAGCCTTGGCGCTGACCACCACTGCCAGCACGGCCAACGCCAGCACTGCTCATGCACAAAGCAGCCTCTCCTCGCGCCCAGAACCGCACATGGTAGAGCCCACACTCGGTGAACGCCCCTTCCTGCACGGGGTAGCCTCGGGAGATCCCATTCCAGATTCTGTTGTCTTGTGGACGCGCGTGACCCCAGATGCAGATGCGATGCCTGGCTCCGGTGCAGGCGCGCCTACCACCGTGGAATGGGAGATTGCGCGGGATGAGGAGTTTAGGGACATCGTCAAGCGCGGCGAAGTCACCACCAATCCCGCACAAGACCACACGGTCCACGTGGATCCTCACGGCCTCGAACCAGAAACCGTGTATTACTTCCGCTTTCGTGCCCAAGATAGAATCTCCCCCGTGGGTCGTACCAAAACCGCACCGGCGGTTACGGCATCCCCMGAAGAACTAACCTTCGGTGTAGCCAGCTGTGCCAACTGGGAGKCCGGCTTCTTTCAAGCCTATGGCGATATCGCACAGCGCGGACGAGCCGGGCAACTAGATTATATGGTCTTTCTGGGAGACTATATTTACGAATACCCACAGCGCGAGTACGCCGGTTTCGGTCCAGTACGCCTGCACCACCCCGCGCACGAGATTACGACACTGGAAGATTATCGCACGCGCCTCGGCCGCTACCGCACCGATGAAAATCTCCAAGCAGCACATGCTGCCCTGCCGTGGATCGCGGTCTGGGACGACCACGAAACCGCAGACAATTCTTGGAGGGACGGCGCCCATAACCACACGGAGGGAAAGGAAGGCGCTTGGATCGATCGCCGCAATGCCGCGATGCAGGCCTACTTTGAATGGATGCCGGTACGGGCAAGCAATCCATCCGATAATGGCCATCTCTACCGGTGTTTGACCTTTGGCGATCTCGTGGAACTGACCATGATGGATCTGCGCACATACCGCGATAAGCAAATTCTCTTTGGCCCTGCCAGGATGGCCGCCGAGGGGCGAAGCATGCTCGGTTCGGAGCAGTACGACTGGCTGGTCAACAAGATCGACACCTCCGCCGCCGCGTGGAATATGCTGGGCAACTCCGTCATGTTCTCCCCCATGAACCTGGCTACCCTGCAGCGCGACGACAAACTGGCACCCGTATCGTCCTCACTGTCATCCAATATCACCGGCATTCCCGTCAACGGCGACCAATGGGATGGCTATTCGGCAGAACGCCGGATGCTTATCGATGCCCTTGCCAAGCACGACTCCCACGCCCTCTTTGTTACCGGGGATATTCACTCCGAATGGGCACACAATATCAGCAAGGATGGGCGCATCTTCGGAGCCGAAATGGTGTGCTCCTCTGTCTCCGCCCCCAATGTCAACGAACAGCTCCATCTTCCCGAGGACAACGAGCTTTCCAAGTTGGCAGAGCGCTACCTTTTGGAGGCAAACCCCCATACACGCCACGTAAACCTCGATCACCACGGATATAGCTATGTCACCATCCGCCCGGATTCTGCGGAAATGCACTGGCTGCGCGTTGAGGATCTACTCAACCCCACCGCAGCAGTAAACGAAGCCGTCACGCTGACATGGCGCCCGGATGAGGGATTTAGTTCTTAATATTAAGCGGGCAGTTGTTAACGCTCGCTAGGTTCACGTTCGATATAGAGAGTGAAAGATCCTCTCTGGGATATTTCACTCTCTATCACTCGCGCTCTCCCCCCCTACCTGCCGCGGACTACGCGTTAGTCCGCGGCAGTTTCATAATCAATGTAGCCGCGCTCGCCGCCGACGTAGAACGTGGCCTGATCTGGCTCATTAAGGGCCAGGCCTTCTTCCCACCGGCGTACCAAGTCCGGGTTAGCAATGAGCTGACGGCCCACGACAACGGCATCCACGTGGTCCAACTTCAGCTCGCGCTCGGCATCTTCCTTGGTGGTGACAGTGCCGAAACCATCATTCATCAGGACCTTGGTTTCGCCATTGGCACGAGCCTTCTTTGCCAAGGCCGAGATGAGCTCGCCTTCCGGCTCGGCGTGCAGGAAGGAGACATAAGCCAGGTTCAGCGGGGCAATGGCGTCCAAAAGTCCGCCGTAGGTGGCCAACATATCCGCCTCGTCATCTTCAACAATGCCTTGTACAACGTGGGCCGGGGAGAAACGCACGCCCACGCGGTCAGCACCAATTTCATCTACGACAGCACGAATGACCATCTCTGGCAGGCGCCACCGGTTTTCTGGGCTGCCACCAAATTCATCGTCGCGCTGGTTGGCAGACGGTGCCATGAATTCGTGCAGCAGGTAGCCATTCGCGTTGTGAATCTCTACACCATCAACGCCCGCGTCGACGGCCCGGCGTGCGGCGGCCCGGAATTCCTCAACGATGCGCGGGAGCTCATCGGCTTCTAGTGCGCGCGGTACCGGTGCATCCATCTTGCCGGCAAAGCCGCGAACCTGGCCGTCCCAATCCAGCGCGCTGGGGGCTTCTGCTTGGGCGCCATCAATAAGATCCGGGTGGCTGGTGCGGCCGCCGTGCATGATCTGCATGAACAAGACGCCGCCCTTGTCGTGCACTTCGTTGGCTACCTCGCGCCAACCGGCCGCCTGCTCATCATCGACGATTCCCGCCTGACCCGGGAACGCGCGGTTGGTCCATGCGGGGAAGGTTCCCTCCGTCACCACGAGACCAGCGCTAGCGCGCTGGGAATAATACTTTTTGTGCAACTCGCCGGGCACACCGCTGTGACCTGCACGCTGACGAGTCAGCGGTGCCATGGTCACGCGGTTATTCAACGTATAACGGCCAAGTTCCAAAGGTGTAAATAATGATGTCATGTCTACTGAAACAGCCCGGGTATCAAATTTGTTCCACCCTGTGGCCTGCTTTCTATAAATCCACAGCTAGATGCTGGTTTAAGTGCTAAAGTTTTCACCGTTCACACCGCCGATTTTTACCCGTTCTTATGATGTTGAAACGCCACACTTCCTTAATGCTTGCCGCCTTGTCCCTTACCATGCTGAGCGCCTGCGGTACCTCCGATGATTCCGATTCTGCCGAACCCGAACCTGCTTTTGTGCCCAGCGAGGCTTCCACGGCCCCTACGACCGTGACGGAAACCATGGAGAATTCTCCAGACTCCACCGCGGAAAAAGGCGATAAAGAAGGCGCCGAACATGGCGATGCCGGCTCGAATGATGACGCTCCCCCAGCTGGAAATCACACGCTTTACGCTGGGAAAATTGGCGGCGACTGCGGATATACCAACCAGGGAGACACCATCGAAGCCGGCGAGCATACATCCTGCGAATTTACCGGTGCTATTTTCGATGAAGCGATCAAGCACTCCTATCCATTCCGGCAGTCCGATCCGAAGGCCAACGGCGCGTATAGCTCCGAGATTTCCGTCGCCAGCCCCACCACCGGTAAGACCTATGATCTTCACTGTTTTATTGGATCAGATGGTCGCGCACTCATATGCGGAAAAGACGGAGACAATAGCTTAAGAGTCACCTACCAAGACGAGAAGAACGATCGCCGTTGGCCCGACCGCCTCGAGGTATACGGCGGTTTGCACTAGCGACTAGTGGGGTTCTGAAGGAATCGCGGTCTGTTGGCTATTTGCGGCCCCGCTATTTCCGTCTGCGCCCGAGTCTCCGTCTCCATTCCCTTCGCCATCGCCAGAATCGCCGTTCGAGTCAGCCGGCCCGTCTTGATTGCTGCCGTGCCCGTCTCCGGAATTAGGAGTCGAATTGGGGTCCTGGCTGGGGTAGCTAGGAACGGTCGGCGTATTGGTGGTCGTCGGTGTTGACTCAGCATCCGTCGGCTCGGTTGGGGTGCCGGTAGTAACAGGTTTTTCCGAGGGCAGATTCTCTTCAGATTCCGTCGGCGCCTCGGAAGAAGATTGCGTATCCCTTTCCTTCCAATACTCTGGCGATAGCCAACCTGCATCCGCGTCCTCTGGGTTGCTTGCCGCGAGGATGAGCAGCCCAACGASGAGARGGGCCGCCACARGGCYTGTGGKGGRGGCGCGCMCGCGCCCGCCGATGGTGGCGATCTTCTGGAATCGCGTATTTGTCTGAATCGAGCGCCAGATCTTCCGGCGCGATGTCGCCTCGTCTTCTGCGGCATCTTCGCCCGCTTCATCCGTGACTGCCTGCTCATCGAGCTTGGTCTCAGCAAGCTCAACTTCCTCTGGGGCCAGTTCCTCTTCCACCGTGGGGTCATCCACTGGCGTATTGGGGCGGGATCCTTCCCCGGCATCCAAGGCGTCCTTGGCCGATTGCGCCGCGGCATGCTTTGGTTCTGCCGAATGCTTCTTTTTCTGTTCCTGCAGCTCATCAAAGTCGATGGCGGAACCGTAGTGGTCCCAGAATTCCGAAAGCAACGCCGAGCGGATAGCGCGCTCCACGGACCACTGGCGGGCGGGATTCACAGTCACCATGATGCGGTAGCCCACCTGCCACGGCTGACCGGCAACCTGCGGGCTGACCAATTGCGTAGCGGGAAGAACCGTGAGCTCGCCGGCGACATCGACAGAGATATCTGGGGCTTCAATAGCGTGCTCAGAAATCTCTTTGACACGGCTCGTAATCTCCGGCAAAGATTCGCCCTCGTGCACGGGGACGTTGATATTAACCACCGCACGGGACCATTCCTTGGAATAGTTGGTCACCACACCGGCAGAACTATTGGGGATGGTCACCAGCTCACCAGTTGGGGTGCGCACCTTCGTGGTGCGCAGGGTCAGCGTCACCACATCGCCTTCCACCCCAGGAATGCCAGCAAAGGAGACGTAGTCACCCACGCCGAATTGCTTTTCCGTGAGGATGAAAAATCCGGAGAGGAAATCCGAAATCACGGACTGGGCGCCGAAACCAACTGCGGCGGAAACTATCGTCGCAGGCACCGCAGCGCCCAGCGCCGGAACGCCGAGGTTAGTCAGCGCGGCGGCGACCAATAGGAAGTACGCAACCGCCTGGACGATGTAGACCAATGCTCCGGTCAGCGCCAGCCGTGCCTTCGTGGACTCTTCTTGCTCATCCAAATTATGTTCAATGATCCGGATGGCTAGGCGGCCCATGCGGGGCAGAAGAATGCCGATTATCACAAATGCGATGAGCGGCAAGCCATGGTCAACAATGAGGCCCCACAGCTCAAAAAAGAAATACCTCAAGTTCATGGTTCAAGGATATGGCACCTAGCTGAGAAATTGATGCCAGTTTTCTGCCAGAAGTAAGAAGGCAGGAGTGGGAAGATGGGGGCATCGGCAAGCAGATGCCCCGGGGCCTAGTCGCGCGATTGGTAGCGGTCCATCAGGCGATCAATCAGCTCATCAGTAAGCTTGTCATCTTCCAAAATCGTATCGAGCAGCCGCTGGGATTCCTCGCTGGAGGTCTGCTCCTCTTCCTCATAGGAATCGCCGCTAAAGTCCACGCCAAAGTCCATATCCTCAGACTCCGCTGGCGCCGTGCTGAACTGATCGACGTCTGATTCGAAGGACTGCAGAAACTCGCTGGCCTCCTCCGCCGCATCCTGTCGGCGCTTGCCGGAACGCACTTGCTTTTCGATGCGCCGTTGCAGCGCCTCTTCCATCTGCCGGTGGCGCCACGAGCGCACGCGGTGTGGCTCCAGCTTGCGCCCGACCGCGCGGCTCTTGTTCTCTGCCTTTTTCGCCAGCACCTTGACCTGCGCAGCCGTATCATTAATCGGCGCCCACTCCTGATTCGCGGGCACGCGCCACCCGGCCCAAATTCCCAGCAGCGCCAAGAAAATAGAGACCAATGGCCCCACGATCATGCCAACGGCCAACATATCGAAGTGGTTYCCCACCAGCACGATTMCCGCACRGGCGATGGCTGGGATCMCCGTGGGYTGATTAYCSCMAAAGVCGGCGGGCYCGCSCCCCAKGGCRATAYCGCRAATCAKGRAACCGCCGGTAGCGGTAAACACGCCCATCATGATGCACGGAATTGGCGGCAGCCCATAGGTAATGGCCTTCACGGCGCCGGTGCCGGCCCATAGGCCGGAAACGACGGCATCGCCATGCGCCTGGATATAATCCCAGGTCTTGCCCTTAAAGTAGACAAAGCGCGCAATCAACGCACCCGTAAACGCCAGGTACAGGTACTCCGGCTCGCTCATCGCCGCCACGGTGCCGCGATTAATAAGTACGTCGCGCACCATGCCCCCGCCCAGGGAAGAAAACATCGCGATGAAGAAAAACCCGATGATGTCATACCCGCGCTTGCGCGCAATGGTGCCGCCGATAATTCCCATCAGCAATACACCGCTGACATCGGACCAGCGATAGAGGGATTCAATGAGCGGATCTACTTCTGTCATGCCGTTTATTAGACTGCACTGCTCACCCACGTGCAATTCGCCTGCCCACATGCTCTGCGGTGCTACACTTTTCCTGTTCTACTGCCCCTTCTATCTCTCCCGGCATTCCGCATAAAAAAGATTCTCGCGCTCTTTCCTGCACTCCTGCTGGTTGGGTGCTCGTCCACCCCCGCTGACGAGGAGCCCAATTTCACCGGTACCAGCCCACACAGCGCCAGTTCAGACAGTGATGCGCTTGCCGATGCCGCGCCTGCCAAGCCTTCCAAGCTGCAGAAAGCGGAGAAAGACGATGATTCCGCACTCGCTGCGCAGGTAGGCGGTATTTGTGGCATCCGCGATTACGCACAAATCATCGCCGATGATGCCACCGACTGCGCCTTTGCCCTAGACATTTATAAGCACGCAATGGATGCCCCATACAGGCTCGAAACCCCTGATCCAACCGTTACTGCAGCCTGG
This is a stretch of genomic DNA from Corynebacterium accolens. It encodes these proteins:
- a CDS encoding alkaline phosphatase D family protein, which translates into the protein MTSRNHSTQSEMSHVNRRKFLQTSGTVGAALALTTTASTANASTAHAQSSLSSRPEPHMVEPTLGERPFLHGVASGDPIPDSVVLWTRVTPDADAMPGSGAGAPTTVEWEIARDEEFRDIVKRGEVTTNPAQDHTVHVDPHGLEPETVYYFRFRAQDRISPVGRTKTAPAVTASPEELTFGVASCANWEXGFFQAYGDIAQRGRAGQLDYMVFLGDYIYEYPQREYAGFGPVRLHHPAHEITTLEDYRTRLGRYRTDENLQAAHAALPWIAVWDDHETADNSWRDGAHNHTEGKEGAWIDRRNAAMQAYFEWMPVRASNPSDNGHLYRCLTFGDLVELTMMDLRTYRDKQILFGPARMAAEGRSMLGSEQYDWLVNKIDTSAAAWNMLGNSVMFSPMNLATLQRDDKLAPVSSSLSSNITGIPVNGDQWDGYSAERRMLIDALAKHDSHALFVTGDIHSEWAHNISKDGRIFGAEMVCSSVSAPNVNEQLHLPEDNELSKLAERYLLEANPHTRHVNLDHHGYSYVTIRPDSAEMHWLRVEDLLNPTAAVNEAVTLTWRPDEGFSS
- a CDS encoding trimeric intracellular cation channel family protein, which produces MTEVDPLIESLYRWSDVSGVLLMGIIGGTIARKRGYDIIGFFFIAMFSSLGGGMVRDVLINRGTVAAMSEPEYLYLAFTGALIARFVYFKGKTWDYIQAHGDAVVSGLWAGTGAVKAITYGLPPIPCIMMGVFTATGGXXIXXIAXGXXPAXFXXNQPTXIPAIAXAXIVLVGNHFDMLAVGMIVGPLVSIFLALLGIWAGWRVPANQEWAPINDTAAQVKVLAKKAENKSRAVGRKLEPHRVRSWRHRQMEEALQRRIEKQVRSGKRRQDAAEEASEFLQSFESDVDQFSTAPAESEDMDFGVDFSGDSYEEEEQTSSEESQRLLDTILEDDKLTDELIDRLMDRYQSRD
- a CDS encoding mechanosensitive ion channel family protein, with the protein product MNLRYFFFELWGLIVDHGLPLIAFVIIGILLPRMGRLAIRIIEHNLDEQEESTKARLALTGALVYIVQAVAYFLLVAAALTNLGVPALGAAVPATIVSAAVGFGAQSVISDFLSGFFILTEKQFGVGDYVSFAGIPGVEGDVVTLTLRTTKVRTPTGELVTIPNSSAGVVTNYSKEWSRAVVNINVPVHEGESLPEITSRVKEISEHAIEAPDISVDVAGELTVLPATQLVSPQVAGQPWQVGYRIMVTVNPARQWSVERAIRSALLSEFWDHYGSAIDFDELQEQKKKHSAEPKHAAAQSAKDALDAGEGSRPNTPVDDPTVEEELAPEEVELAETKLDEQAVTDEAGEDAAEDEATSRRKIWRSIQTNTRFQKIATIGGRXRAXXTXXVAAXLXVGLLILAASNPEDADAGWLSPEYWKERDTQSSSEAPTESEENLPSEKPVTTGTPTEPTDAESTPTTTNTPTVPSYPSQDPNSTPNSGDGHGSNQDGPADSNGDSGDGEGNGDGDSGADGNSGAANSQQTAIPSEPH
- a CDS encoding serine hydrolase domain-containing protein, which translates into the protein MSELQQISQWPVDTVAGALIHSGEVIDTVGDTSRQFPVASVTKLVSAYAVMMAVEEGAVDLKQPAGPEGSTLEHLLAHASGVKFDSREQQKPVGERRIYSSAGYEWAAEIVEDATGIEFAEYLREGACEPLGMSYTHLEGSAGHGLVSTAQDLAAFAAEIQNPQILHVSTVADMRRVHFPGLRGIVPGYGSFKDCTWGLGFEIRGEKDHWMGALPADATGHFGMSGTYLWLAGDYAMVALTDRDFGDWAKPLWNETNTKIWKAL
- a CDS encoding alkene reductase; this translates as MTSLFTPLELGRYTLNNRVTMAPLTRQRAGHSGVPGELHKKYYSQRASAGLVVTEGTFPAWTNRAFPGQAGIVDDEQAAGWREVANEVHDKGGVLFMQIMHGGRTSHPDLIDGAQAEAPSALDWDGQVRGFAGKMDAPVPRALEADELPRIVEEFRAAARRAVDAGVDGVEIHNANGYLLHEFMAPSANQRDDEFGGSPENRWRLPEMVIRAVVDEIGADRVGVRFSPAHVVQGIVEDDEADMLATYGGLLDAIAPLNLAYVSFLHAEPEGELISALAKKARANGETKVLMNDGFGTVTTKEDAERELKLDHVDAVVVGRQLIANPDLVRRWEEGLALNEPDQATFYVGGERGYIDYETAAD